A window of Pseudodesulfovibrio hydrargyri contains these coding sequences:
- the fusA gene encoding elongation factor G, with translation MARQVPRDKQRNIGIMAHIDAGKTTTTERILFYTGVSHKIGEVHDGEATMDWMVQEQERGITITSAATTCFWREHRINIIDTPGHVDFTMEVERALRVLDGAIAVFDSVAGVEPQSETVWRQADRYKVPRMAFVNKMDRIGADFFRCVEMMKTRLGAKAVPLQLPIGAEDDFEGVVDLIEGKAYIYDHLDHGASFTTTDVPANLQDQYELMRAEMIEAIAEEDESLLEKYMADEPLTPEELREGVRKATTNLTICPVLCGTAFRNKGVQPLLDAVVDYLPSPLDVVVMKGMDPKTEEPIECPCDDDEPLAALAFKLMTDPFVGHLTFLRLYSGKIESGATFMNAATGKKERIGRLLKMHANKREEIKEAYAGDIVAAVGLKNVATGDTLCDLKRAVVLESLDIPEPVIEVAIEPKTKADRDTLSAALVKLAKEDPSFRVKGDEETGQTLIAGMGELHLEIIVDRLLREFNVNANVGAPRVAYRETISAPNKVDVKHAKQSGGRGQYGHVVIEVEPNPENGYEFVDEIKGGVIPKEYIPAVDKGIQDAMKNGISAGFPVVDVKVKLVFGSFHEVDSSEQAFYIAGSLAIKEACRGAKPVLLEPIMSVEVVTPEDYLGDVMGDLNGRRGRVGEMEARTGVQVIRSFVPLSEMFGYATDLRSKTQGRATFTMQFDHYEKLPNNLAEELMKGND, from the coding sequence GTGGCGAGACAAGTACCCAGAGACAAACAGCGCAATATTGGTATCATGGCCCACATCGATGCGGGCAAGACTACCACTACCGAGCGAATCCTGTTCTACACCGGCGTGTCCCACAAGATCGGCGAGGTCCATGACGGCGAGGCCACCATGGACTGGATGGTCCAGGAGCAGGAACGCGGCATCACCATCACGTCTGCCGCGACCACCTGCTTTTGGCGCGAGCACCGCATCAATATCATCGACACCCCGGGCCACGTGGACTTCACCATGGAAGTCGAGCGCGCCCTGCGCGTGCTGGACGGCGCCATCGCCGTCTTCGACTCCGTCGCCGGCGTGGAGCCCCAGTCCGAGACCGTGTGGCGCCAGGCGGACCGCTATAAAGTGCCCCGCATGGCCTTCGTCAACAAGATGGACCGCATCGGCGCGGACTTCTTCCGTTGCGTCGAGATGATGAAGACTCGTCTGGGCGCCAAGGCCGTTCCTCTCCAGCTGCCCATCGGCGCCGAGGACGACTTCGAAGGCGTCGTCGACCTGATCGAGGGCAAGGCCTATATCTATGACCACCTGGATCACGGCGCGAGCTTCACCACCACCGACGTCCCGGCCAACCTCCAGGACCAGTACGAACTTATGCGCGCCGAGATGATCGAAGCCATCGCCGAGGAGGACGAAAGCCTTCTCGAAAAGTACATGGCCGACGAGCCCCTGACTCCGGAAGAGCTGCGCGAGGGCGTGCGCAAGGCGACCACGAACCTGACCATCTGCCCCGTGCTGTGCGGCACCGCGTTCCGCAACAAGGGCGTGCAGCCGCTGCTCGACGCCGTCGTCGACTACCTGCCCAGCCCGCTGGACGTCGTGGTCATGAAGGGCATGGACCCGAAGACCGAGGAGCCCATCGAGTGCCCCTGCGACGATGACGAGCCCCTGGCCGCGCTGGCATTCAAGCTCATGACCGACCCGTTTGTCGGTCACCTGACCTTCCTGCGCCTCTACTCGGGCAAGATCGAGTCCGGCGCCACGTTCATGAACGCGGCCACCGGCAAGAAGGAGCGCATCGGTCGTCTGTTGAAAATGCACGCCAACAAGCGTGAGGAAATTAAAGAGGCATACGCCGGCGACATCGTCGCCGCCGTCGGCCTCAAGAACGTGGCCACCGGCGATACCCTGTGCGACCTCAAGCGCGCTGTGGTTCTGGAGTCCCTGGACATCCCCGAGCCGGTTATCGAAGTGGCCATCGAACCCAAGACCAAGGCAGACCGCGACACCCTGTCCGCCGCCCTCGTCAAGCTGGCCAAGGAGGACCCGTCCTTCCGCGTCAAGGGCGACGAGGAGACCGGACAGACCCTGATCGCCGGAATGGGCGAGTTGCACCTCGAGATCATCGTTGACCGCCTGCTGCGCGAGTTCAACGTGAACGCCAACGTGGGCGCCCCCCGCGTGGCTTACCGAGAGACCATCTCCGCGCCGAACAAGGTCGATGTCAAGCATGCCAAGCAGTCTGGTGGTCGTGGTCAGTACGGCCACGTCGTCATCGAAGTCGAGCCGAACCCCGAGAACGGCTACGAGTTCGTCGACGAGATCAAGGGCGGCGTGATTCCCAAGGAATACATCCCCGCCGTGGACAAGGGCATCCAGGATGCCATGAAGAACGGCATCTCGGCCGGGTTCCCGGTCGTCGATGTGAAGGTCAAACTGGTCTTCGGCTCCTTCCATGAAGTCGACTCCAGCGAGCAGGCCTTCTACATCGCCGGTTCCCTGGCCATCAAGGAAGCCTGCAGAGGCGCCAAGCCGGTACTGCTCGAGCCGATCATGTCGGTGGAAGTGGTCACCCCCGAGGACTACCTCGGCGACGTCATGGGAGACTTGAACGGCCGCCGCGGCCGGGTGGGCGAAATGGAAGCCCGCACGGGCGTGCAGGTCATCCGGTCCTTTGTGCCGCTGTCCGAGATGTTCGGTTACGCCACGGATCTTCGTTCGAAGACCCAGGGCAGGGCGACCTTCACCATGCAGTTCGACCACTACGAGAAGTTGCCGAACAACTTGGCCGAAGAATTGATGAAAGGAAACGACTAA
- the rpsJ gene encoding 30S ribosomal protein S10, producing MAASMASDRIRIKLRAYDYRILDKAVTEIVDTARNTGAAIAGPVPLPTDIHRTTVQKSVHVDKKSREQFEMRIHKRLLDILEPTQQTVDALGKLSLPAGVDVEIKL from the coding sequence ATGGCTGCTTCGATGGCGAGCGATCGCATCAGAATCAAACTGAGAGCATACGATTACCGTATTCTGGACAAGGCTGTCACCGAGATCGTTGACACCGCCCGGAATACCGGTGCGGCTATTGCCGGCCCCGTGCCGCTGCCCACCGACATCCATCGTACCACCGTCCAGAAATCCGTTCACGTGGACAAGAAGTCCCGCGAGCAGTTCGAAATGCGCATTCACAAGCGTCTTCTGGATATCCTTGAACCCACTCAGCAGACCGTTGACGCCCTGGGCAAGCTTTCGCTGCCCGCCGGTGTGGACGTCGAGATCAAGCTCTAG
- the rplC gene encoding 50S ribosomal protein L3, whose product MAKTLGLLGRKLGMTRIFKDDGTICPVTVIEAGPCPVMQIKTTDKEGYNALQLGYDSVPERKVNKPLKGHMAKAGKDLYRHLKEFPLEVVEGYELGQEITVDIFAAGEKVKVTGTSKGKGFQGVMKRHNFAGSRASHGAEKVHRVPGSVGNATYPGRVWKGKKMPGQMGNVRVTLSNVEIVDVRPEDNVLLVKGQVPGPNNGLVMIRKNG is encoded by the coding sequence ATGGCTAAGACTCTCGGATTGCTTGGCAGAAAGCTGGGCATGACCCGCATTTTCAAGGACGATGGTACCATCTGCCCCGTGACCGTTATCGAGGCGGGACCCTGCCCGGTCATGCAGATCAAGACCACGGACAAGGAAGGCTACAACGCCCTGCAGCTCGGCTACGACTCCGTGCCCGAGCGCAAGGTGAACAAGCCCCTGAAGGGCCACATGGCCAAGGCCGGCAAGGACCTGTACCGCCACCTCAAGGAATTCCCCCTCGAGGTCGTGGAAGGGTACGAACTGGGTCAGGAAATCACCGTCGATATCTTTGCCGCCGGTGAAAAGGTCAAGGTTACCGGTACCTCCAAGGGTAAGGGTTTCCAGGGCGTCATGAAGCGTCACAACTTCGCCGGCTCCCGCGCCTCCCATGGTGCCGAAAAAGTGCACCGCGTTCCCGGTTCCGTCGGTAACGCGACGTACCCCGGCCGTGTCTGGAAGGGCAAGAAGATGCCCGGCCAGATGGGTAATGTGCGTGTGACCTTGAGCAACGTGGAAATCGTCGATGTCAGGCCCGAGGACAACGTCCTCCTGGTCAAGGGCCAGGTGCCCGGCCCCAACAACGGCCTCGTGATGATCCGCAAGAACGGCTAA
- the rplD gene encoding 50S ribosomal protein L4: MAKIQVVDQNNKKVGDFELAPEVFEVEIMPEILNQVVRAQRASQRQGTHATKTRGLKSGGGRKPWRQKGTGRARAGSTRSPLWRGGAVLFGPQPRDYAFKINKKVRKLALKMALSSRVSEEKMTVVKSIDLPEIKTKAFAEVAQNLGLNKTLIVAKNADKNLEMSARNMPHIKVIEADKLNVYDVLLYPELVMLESAAQDVQERLK; the protein is encoded by the coding sequence ATGGCAAAAATTCAAGTTGTAGATCAGAATAACAAGAAGGTTGGCGACTTCGAGCTGGCCCCCGAGGTTTTCGAGGTGGAGATCATGCCCGAAATCCTCAACCAGGTCGTCCGGGCCCAGCGCGCTTCCCAGCGCCAGGGCACTCACGCCACCAAGACCCGCGGTCTGAAATCCGGCGGCGGCCGCAAGCCGTGGCGCCAGAAGGGCACCGGTCGTGCCCGGGCCGGCTCCACCCGTTCGCCCCTGTGGCGCGGCGGTGCCGTCCTCTTCGGACCCCAGCCCCGCGACTACGCCTTCAAGATCAACAAGAAGGTGCGCAAACTGGCCCTCAAGATGGCCCTGTCCTCCCGCGTCTCCGAAGAGAAGATGACGGTGGTCAAGTCCATCGATCTCCCCGAGATCAAGACCAAGGCCTTTGCCGAAGTCGCCCAGAACCTCGGCCTGAACAAGACCCTGATCGTCGCCAAGAACGCCGACAAGAATCTGGAGATGTCCGCAAGGAACATGCCCCACATCAAGGTCATCGAAGCCGACAAGCTGAATGTTTACGACGTGCTGCTGTATCCCGAGCTGGTCATGCTCGAGTCTGCCGCCCAAGACGTTCAAGAGAGGTTGAAGTAA
- the rplW gene encoding 50S ribosomal protein L23, translating into MDYSKVLLKPVVSEKANEAKEQSNHVSFYVHPDSNKIEVKKAVEAAFDVKVESVNIVAKKAAPRKRMGRLTGGRVPGYKKAYVKLAAGDKIEIFEGV; encoded by the coding sequence ATGGATTATTCGAAAGTCCTGCTCAAGCCCGTGGTCTCCGAGAAGGCCAACGAGGCCAAGGAGCAATCCAATCACGTCTCTTTTTACGTCCACCCCGATTCCAACAAGATCGAGGTGAAGAAGGCCGTTGAGGCAGCCTTCGACGTCAAAGTCGAGTCCGTGAATATCGTGGCCAAGAAAGCCGCGCCGCGCAAGCGCATGGGCCGCCTGACCGGTGGACGCGTCCCCGGGTACAAGAAGGCCTACGTCAAGCTTGCCGCCGGCGATAAAATCGAAATCTTCGAAGGAGTGTAA
- the rplB gene encoding 50S ribosomal protein L2 yields MATRKLKPTSPGRRFQTISDFAEITRTTPEKSLTKGLTKKAGRNNNGRVTMRRRGGGNKSLYRLIDFKRNKLGVPAKVAEIEYDPNRSARIALLHYADGEKRYILAPVGLNQGDVITAGEGADIKPGNAMALIQIPTGTVVHNIELYPGKGGQFCRAAGTYAQLIAKEGKYALLRMPSGEVRKVLATCCATIGQVGNIHHENIKIGKAGRNRWLGRRPKVRGVAMNPIDHPLGGGEGRSSGGRHPVSPWGTPAKGYKTRNKKKASSKLIVKRRGQK; encoded by the coding sequence ATGGCAACCCGTAAGCTGAAGCCTACTTCTCCGGGCCGCCGGTTCCAGACCATCTCCGATTTCGCGGAGATCACCCGGACCACTCCCGAGAAGTCGCTGACCAAAGGTCTGACCAAGAAGGCCGGCCGCAACAACAACGGTCGCGTGACCATGCGTCGCCGCGGCGGCGGCAACAAGTCCCTGTACCGCCTGATCGACTTCAAGCGGAACAAGCTTGGCGTGCCCGCCAAGGTGGCCGAGATCGAATACGATCCGAACCGCAGCGCCCGCATCGCCCTGCTGCACTACGCGGACGGCGAGAAGCGCTATATCCTGGCCCCTGTCGGCCTGAATCAGGGCGACGTCATCACCGCAGGTGAAGGCGCCGACATCAAGCCCGGCAACGCCATGGCTCTGATCCAGATCCCGACCGGTACCGTCGTGCACAACATCGAGCTGTACCCGGGTAAGGGCGGCCAGTTCTGCCGCGCCGCCGGCACCTACGCGCAGCTCATCGCCAAGGAAGGCAAGTACGCGCTCCTGCGCATGCCCTCCGGCGAGGTCCGCAAGGTCCTGGCCACCTGTTGCGCCACCATCGGCCAGGTTGGAAACATTCATCACGAGAACATCAAGATCGGTAAGGCCGGACGGAATCGTTGGCTTGGCCGTCGCCCGAAGGTCCGTGGTGTGGCAATGAACCCGATCGATCACCCGCTGGGTGGTGGTGAGGGCCGCAGTTCCGGTGGTCGCCATCCGGTGTCCCCGTGGGGTACCCCGGCCAAGGGCTACAAGACCCGGAACAAGAAGAAGGCTTCCTCGAAGCTCATCGTCAAACGCCGCGGCCAGAAGTAG
- the rpsS gene encoding 30S ribosomal protein S19 → MPRSLKKGPFLDGHLIKKIQVAAENQDRRVIKTWSRRSTIVPEMVGMTFAVHNGRKFIPVFVTENMVGHKLGEFSPTRTYFGHVADKKK, encoded by the coding sequence ATGCCTAGATCTCTTAAAAAGGGCCCGTTCCTGGACGGTCACCTGATCAAGAAAATCCAAGTGGCCGCCGAGAATCAGGACCGTCGCGTGATCAAGACCTGGTCCCGCCGTTCCACGATCGTCCCCGAGATGGTCGGTATGACCTTCGCCGTCCACAATGGCCGGAAGTTCATCCCCGTGTTCGTGACCGAAAACATGGTCGGTCACAAGCTGGGTGAATTTTCCCCGACCCGCACCTACTTCGGCCACGTCGCCGACAAGAAGAAGTAG
- the rplV gene encoding 50S ribosomal protein L22 translates to MEAKAVAKFIRVSPRKARIVAENIKGKGVEDALNILRFTPKKPADILSKVLYSAVSNAEQMPGVDVDSLIVHSVVVDEGPTWKRIKPRAMGRAYRIRKRTSHITIVVKEQ, encoded by the coding sequence ATGGAAGCCAAAGCAGTTGCCAAGTTCATCCGCGTGTCTCCGCGCAAGGCCCGCATCGTGGCCGAGAACATCAAGGGCAAGGGCGTCGAGGACGCCCTGAACATCCTCCGGTTCACCCCGAAGAAGCCCGCCGACATTCTCAGCAAGGTGCTGTACTCCGCCGTGTCCAACGCGGAGCAGATGCCCGGCGTCGATGTCGACTCTCTGATCGTCCACTCGGTGGTCGTCGACGAGGGTCCCACCTGGAAGCGTATCAAGCCGCGCGCCATGGGCCGCGCCTACCGCATCCGGAAGCGCACCAGTCACATCACCATCGTAGTCAAGGAACAGTAG